The DNA window ATGGATTCGGATTCGGGCACGGCCATGTGCCTGGGACGCACCTATCTCACCACCGACTCCGCGCCCGCAATGCTTTCTCGCCACGGACTCGATTTGATCATAAGGTGACATCTCGATTTGATCATAAGGTGACATATTGCATGTGGGGGTGTTTTCATCGCGGGAAGAGAGGATGGCGCGCTTGAAGACGGCAGCTTGGATCCTGGCACTGGCGGCGGCGGCCGCCGGATGCAGCGGAACGGACGCGATCGACCTTTCAGCCGCGCCCAGGGACAGCGGAAGCCGGACCGCACCCGGGGCGGCGACCACGACGACACTTTCCGACCAAAGCACGGTGGGCGCGCAGACCGGACAGCAGGTCGCCGCCGTCGCCCGCGACGCGCGCATCGAGTTCGCGCCCGTGATCGGCGCGGCACCGGAAACCGTCTCCCCTCTCTCCTCCCGCCTGTCCAGCCGCGCCGGCCAACGCGGACTGACGATCACGCCCGAAGCCCAGGGCGCCACGCTTGTCGTGAAGGGCTATTTCTCGACCATCAGCGACGAGAAAGGAACCTCGGTGATCTTCGTCTGGGACGTGCTCGACCCCGCCGGCAATCGCCTGCACAGGATCCAGGGGCAGGAGAAGGCGACGGGAACGGGCGAAGGCTGGACGGCCGTCACCGGCGCCAACATGGAGGCGATCGCCGACCGCACGATCGACGAGCTGGCGGCGTGGCTACAGGGCGGACAGGCCCGGAGCTGACCGTTCGGGTGCAATCAACAGGGCGGACGCAACCCTTGGTTATCCCTGCCATGAACAAACGGGGCAAAGCCCGGACTGTTGAAGGCCGGATCGGCTATTGGCGCTTGCAATAGCCGGTCTCGCCGCTTAAAGCCCCGCATGAAACGAGGCGCTGGCCAGGATCACTCCATGAAGCTTTTTGCGGGCAATTCCAACCGGGTGCTGGCGGAGGCCGTCGCCCGCTACCTCAATATTTCCCTGGGCAAGGCGCTTGTACGCCGCTTCGCCGACCAGGAGATCTTCGTCGAGATCCAGGAGAACGTGCGCGGGGAAGACGTGTTCGTCCTGCAGTCGACCTCTTATCCGGCGAATGACCACCTGATGGAACTGCTCATCATGATCGACGCCTTTCGGCGTTCCTCGGCCCGGCGCATCACCGCGGTTCTCCCCTATTTCGGCTATGCCCGGCAGGACCGCCGCACTTCGGGCCGCACGCCGATCTCGGCCAAGCTGGTGGCGAACCTGATCACCCAGGCGGGTGCGGACCGCGTTCTGACGCTCGACCTCCATGCCGGGCAGATCCAGGGCTTCTTCGACATTCCGACGGACAACCTCTATGCGGTGCCTGTGATGGCGCGCGACGTGAAGGCGCATTACAAGCTTGAAAACGTGATGGTGGTCTCGCCCGACGTGGGCGGCGTGGTGCGCGCCCGCGCACTTGCCAAGCGCATCGATGCGTCGCTCGCCATCGTCGACAAGAGGCGCGACCGGCCGGGCGAATCCGAGGTGATGAACGTGATCGGCGACGTGCGCGGCCGCGACTGCCTGCTGATCGACGACATCGTCGATTCCGGCGGCACGCTGTGCAATGCCGCGGATGCGCTGCTCGCCAACGGGGCCACCAGCGTGACCGCCTATATCACGCATGGCGTCCTGTCGGGCGGGGCCGTGGCGCGCATCACCGGCTCGAAGCTGCGGGAACTGGTGATCACCGATTCCATCCAACCCACCTCCGCCGTCGAGGCGGCCGGCAATGTGCGCGTCGTCACCATCGCCGACCTGATCGGCGAGGCGATCTCGCGCACGGCATCCGAGGAATCGGTCTCGAGCCTGTTCAACTGAGGCTGCACTGCCGCTATTCGACCTTCGCCCCACGCTCGAGGAAAAGCGTGCGTAGCACCGAGCGATGGCAGCGCGCCTCGTCCTCGCAATAGCAGCCGATGGAGAAATCGGCATTGTGCGAAAGCGTTGCCAGGAGGTCGAGCGTGTGCCGGGCGCCGGGTTCGTTCATCTCGGCTCTGAAGGCGCGCTCGAACGCCTTCCATTCGCTCTCCGTCTTCGCCGCCTGGGCGCGCGCCACGAGATCGGGGCTGGGCGAAAGCTCCGGATACCAGACGTCGAACCAGTCGTCGGCGGCATAGCGCTCCTTGCGCACGCCGCGCGGCGGGCGCCTGACGGTGCCGATGCGCGTTCCCTCCCGCGCAAGACGCGGCGTGCCGAGGCGGACGATACGCAGGGCCATGGTCGAATCTCCGTATGGGCTTCCCGGGCGACATAGCACGGCGCCCTTTCCGGCGCACAGCCCGCACGGTCTATGCCGGCCGGCGGGCGTGCGCCCCCGAAATCACCGGCGGCTCAAGCTGCCGGGCAAGGCGCATCAGTTCCGCCTGACGGCGCACACCGGTTTTGGCGAAGATGTTGTCGAGATGCGTTCGCGCGGTCGTCGCCGCTATGCCGAGAGCACCGGCGGTCTCGGCAAGCGTCCTGCCGGAAAGCAGGCTTGCGAGCACGCGCGTCTCCGCCTGCGTCAGGCAATAGGCCCGTGCGATCACCTCCGCCTCATCTTCTTCGTCCGGCGCACCGGCGATGAACACGGCGGCCGCCGCTTCCGGGTTGAAGGTCGCGCGCAGGTCCCCCCGGCCATCGGCAGCACGTGGGCAAACAGCGGCGGTGCCTCGGAATCCGTGAGCCGGACGGCAAGACCTGTCCTGCCCATCCCCGCCTCGTCCTGCGCGGCCTGCCTGATGGCGCTGCGCAGTTCGCGTGCGGCCGATGGAGCTTTTGCCTCCAGCATGCCCCCGCATTCCTGAATCCCCGTCCCTTCGCGCAGCATGCGTTCGGCGGCACGGTTGGGGTGCAGGATCGCGCCGTGCTCGTCCGTCAGCAGCACACCGCAAGCGAGCGCGTCGAGGGCCTGGGCCATGCGCGCCCGCTCGATGGCGCGGGCGTCCAAAATCCTGCTGATCGTCACCGCGCGCCTGAGATGCGGCAGGAGCAGCTTGCCTAGCTCAATCTCGCGATCTGTCATCACGCCGGCGCGCCGATGCCGCGCGACGACGATCTCCGAGAAGTGCGTACGCGTGTACATCAGGAAGAAATGGCTGATGTCGACGATGCCCTGCGGCTCGAGGCAGTTGCGGAAATAGGCAGAGGCTTCTGCCTGGCTCGGCATAAGCTCGCGTGAAGCGACGAAGGGCTCGTCCAGCGAAATGCAGGATGCGAGCCAACGCGCCAGCACCGCATGGATTTCCGGCAGGTGCTTCGTCCGCTCCGCCAGCCAGTGCGGCTCCCAGCCGACACTCCTGTCGATCACCATACGGTCGCCGTAGAAGTCGTTGAGCGACAGGATGAGCGAATGCGCGAGAAGCGCCTCGGCGATCTCGGCGAGCGTTCGATCCCAGTTGCCGGGATCGAGCGTGCAATCATAGATCGAGCCGATGAGCCTCGACAGGTCCTGCGGCGGCAATGTCTCCATGGCTCCGAAGCTCTCGCCCCTCCGGCTCGGCGCGTCTGCGGCTCTACGATCTCCTACAAATGCAGGATGTGCAAGCATCTGCTGCGTGAGACAGTCCGCCATCGGTAAAGGCTGGCTTGCTTGAACGGAACAGGGCGCCACGTGACCATCCCGCCGCTCCTATCGACAGCCATGCTTCAGGTGCTGGCCGCCTGTGCGCTCATTCTGATGGCGCCCGGGCCGGTGATGCTTGCGATCGGCGGTTTCGCTTCGCTGCACGGCTTCGGCAGGACGCTCCCCTTGCTTGCCGGCCTCGGTGCCGGAACGGCCGGCCTCGCCGTTCTCGTGGCTGTCGGAGCCGACCATCTCGGCCCGAGCCTTTCCCTGCCGTTCGTGCAGACCGCAGGAGCCGCGGCTGCGCTTGCTCTGATGGCCTTTTGTCCGCCCTTTCGGTCCTGCAATCAGGATGGAGATGAGCCCGATGGAACCCAAGACGACGGAGAAGCGCTTCAAGGCCGTGCAGACGCCCGACGACAGCTGGGAGGTCCTGGACGAGACGGCCGGACTGCCGGTGGAGCGCGATGGCGTCATTTTGCTCGGCCTGGACCGCGAGACCGCGCTCGCCCTGGAGCGCTATCTGAACGGGATGGGACCGTTGGAGACGAAGTAGCCGGCGCGCAGCCGGAGCCTGCTCACCTGCCTTGCGCCCGGGCGGGCCTTGCGCTATAGACCCGCCGTCCGCGCGGACACCCTTGGAGGCAGTGCGGATGGAGGCCGGCCCGGCGCGGGAGCGCTGAAGGCGGCTTTCTCGTTTTCGGGACCGGTTTTCGACGTCTCCCGGAAGCGCTCCATAAAAGAAAGGTAAAGCCATGAGCCACCAGTCCTATGAACTGACGGCCGAGGCGCGCGAACGGGTCGGTAAGGGGTCCGCCCGGGCAATTCGGCGCAGCGGCAAGATTCCCGCCGTGATCTACGGCGACAAGAAGCCCCCGCTCTCCATCGTGCTTCCCTACAAGGAACTGTTCCTGCGCATCCACGCCGGCGGTTTCCGCACCACCATCGCCACCATCGACGTGAACGGCGAGAAAATCCAGGTCCTGCCGAAGGAGTACCAGCTCGATCCGGTGCGCGGCTTCGCCATGCATGTGGACTTCCTGCGCGTGGGCCGCAACACGGTGGTGACCGTGAATGTGCCCGTTCACTTCACCAACGACGAGAAGGCGCCCGGTATCAAGCGCGGCGGCGTGCTCAACATCGTGCGCCACGAGGTGGAGTTCACCTGCCCGGCAACCTCCATTCCCGACTTCATCGAGGTCGACCTGACTGGGCTCGATATCGGCGATTCCGTGCACATCTCCGCAGTGACACTGCCGGAAGGCGTGAAGCCCACCATTACGGATCGGGACTTCACCATCGCCACGGTCGCGGCTCCGGCCGGCCTTAAGTCCGAGGAAGCCGAAGGCGGCGAAGCTGCCGCGGAGGAGGCGGAGGAAGGCGAGGAGTAATCTCCTCTCCTCATTTGGGGCGGAATGCGCTCGCAGCCGCCCCAACCGTTCATGCGCCGTATTGTGCAGCCCCGGAGTGTTCCCGCCCGGCTGCAGATGCTCCAGGGAGGCGTTCCATGCTTCTCATCGCTGGGCTCGGCAATCCCGACCCGCAATATGCGGGCCACCGGCACAATGTCGGCTTCATGGCGGCGGACGCCATTTCCCGCCGCCATTCCTTTTCGCCCTGGTCGAAGAAGTTCAGCGCCCTCGTCTGCGAGGGCCGGCTCGGCAGCGAAAAGGTGCTGCTCGTCAAGCCGCAGACCTTCATGAACCGTTCCGGCCAGGCGGTCGGCGAGGCCATGCGCTTCTACAAGCTCTCGCCGGCCGACCTGATCGTGCTCTATGACGAGTTGGACCTGGCGCCCGGCAAGGTGCGCGTGAAGCGCGGCGGAGGCTCGGGCGGCCACAACGGCATCAAATCCATCGACGCCCATTGCGGGCAGGACTACCGCCGCGTGCGCATCGGCATCGGCCATCCAGGCGACAAGGCACGGGTGACCGGCCATGTGCTGGGCGATTTCGCCAAGGCCGACCACGAATGGCTCGACCCGCTGCTCGACACATTGGCCGACAATATCGGCCTGCTGGCGGACGGCGACGATTCCGGCTTCATGAACCGCGTGAGCCTTGCCGTGAAAGGCAGGGGCGGCGATGTGGAGGCGGCGGAGGCAAAGCCCGCGCCGAAGGGCCAGAGCCACATCCGCCAGGCGCGGACGAAGAATGCTCCCGCCAAGCTTCCCGAGAGCGGTCCCATGGCCGCCATGCTGAAAAAGCTCTTTGGGAAGGAATAAGAGCGGAGTGGAGTTTGCGCACCGGCGCAATGATCGGAATGTCTCCTGAGCCTATATTTCCTCACGAGTTCGTGTTTTCGTGAGTTCGTGAAGCTGTTCGGAGACGGCGATGAAGAACGTGACCATTTCCATGGATGATGAGCTGCACCGCGCCACCCGCATCGAGGCGGTGATCGCAGCCAATGGCGAAAAAGGCGAAGAGCGCAATCCTCAGCTCAAGGCTCTTGAGCGCTTTCTCGCTGGTCCCAAGTGGGATGTGATGGAGGACGGCCGCATGCCCACGGCGGAAGAGCGCAATGCGCGCCGGTAGTGTCTTCATCGACTCAAACGTGCTGCTTTATACGAGACAAAAACATATAGACGAAAAGTCGGCGCTACTTCCTTTCCGAAGATTTGCAGGACGGGCAGGCCATCGAGGGCTTGACGATCGTCGATCCCTTCGCCCATAGCCCTGCCAACACTCTTTGAACGGCTTCCACAGGACAGATATTCCATGGGTTTCAAATGCGGCATCGTCGGCTTGCCCAATGTCGGCAAGTCCACGCTCTTCAACGCGCTGACCAGGACGGCCGCCGCGCAGGCCGCAAACTATCCCTTCTGCACCATCGAGCCCAATACGGGCGAAGTGGCGGTGCCCGATCAACGGCTGAAGAAGATCGCCGAGATCGCCGGATCGAAGGAGATCATACCGACACGCATCTCCTTCGTGGACATCGCCGGCCTCGTGCGCGGCGCGTCCAAGGGCGAAGGGCTGGGCAACCAGTTCCTCGCCAATATCCGCGAGGTGGACGCGATCGTGCATGTGCTGCGCTGCTTCGAGGACGATGACATCACCCATGTCGAGGGCCGCATCGACCCGGTGGCGGACGCCGACACCGTCGAGACGGAGCTGATGCTGGCCGATCTCGACAGCCTGGAGCGGCGCATTGTCCAGACGCGCAAGCGCGCCACCGGCAAGGAGAAGGAGGCTATGGCCGTGCTGCCGGTCATGGAGCGGGCGCTCGCTCTGCTGCAGGACGGCAAGCCCGTGCGGCTCATCTCCGCCGAGCTGGATGCCGAGGGCGCGCGCGTCCTGCGCTCGCTCAACCTGCTCACATCGAAGCCGGTGCTCTATGTCTGCAACGTCACCGAGGGAGACGCGGCGGCAGGCAACGAGCATACGGCGGCGGTGGAGAAGATGGCGGTCACCCAAGGCGCCGGGACGGTCGTGATCTCGGCTGCGATCGAGGCGGAGGTGGCGCAGCTCTCGGATGACGAAGCGGCGGAATACCTGGAGGCCATGGGCCTGCACGAGCCCGGCCTCGACCGGCTGATCCGTGCCGGCTACGATCTCCTCGATCTCATCACCTTCTTCACCGCCGGGCCCAAGGAGACGCGTGCCTGGACCGTACAGAAGGGCTCGAAGGCGCCGCAAGCGGCAGGGGTGATCCATACCGATTTCGAGCGCGGCTTCATACGTGCGCAGACCATCGCCTATGAGGATTACGTAACGCTGGGCGGCG is part of the Chelativorans sp. AA-79 genome and encodes:
- a CDS encoding DUF488 family protein: MALRIVRLGTPRLAREGTRIGTVRRPPRGVRKERYAADDWFDVWYPELSPSPDLVARAQAAKTESEWKAFERAFRAEMNEPGARHTLDLLATLSHNADFSIGCYCEDEARCHRSVLRTLFLERGAKVE
- the pth gene encoding aminoacyl-tRNA hydrolase gives rise to the protein MLLIAGLGNPDPQYAGHRHNVGFMAADAISRRHSFSPWSKKFSALVCEGRLGSEKVLLVKPQTFMNRSGQAVGEAMRFYKLSPADLIVLYDELDLAPGKVRVKRGGGSGGHNGIKSIDAHCGQDYRRVRIGIGHPGDKARVTGHVLGDFAKADHEWLDPLLDTLADNIGLLADGDDSGFMNRVSLAVKGRGGDVEAAEAKPAPKGQSHIRQARTKNAPAKLPESGPMAAMLKKLFGKE
- a CDS encoding 50S ribosomal protein L25/general stress protein Ctc; the protein is MSHQSYELTAEARERVGKGSARAIRRSGKIPAVIYGDKKPPLSIVLPYKELFLRIHAGGFRTTIATIDVNGEKIQVLPKEYQLDPVRGFAMHVDFLRVGRNTVVTVNVPVHFTNDEKAPGIKRGGVLNIVRHEVEFTCPATSIPDFIEVDLTGLDIGDSVHISAVTLPEGVKPTITDRDFTIATVAAPAGLKSEEAEGGEAAAEEAEEGEE
- a CDS encoding helix-turn-helix transcriptional regulator; its protein translation is MFIAGAPDEEDEAEVIARAYCLTQAETRVLASLLSGRTLAETAGALGIAATTARTHLDNIFAKTGVRRQAELMRLARQLEPPVISGAHARRPA
- the ychF gene encoding redox-regulated ATPase YchF yields the protein MGFKCGIVGLPNVGKSTLFNALTRTAAAQAANYPFCTIEPNTGEVAVPDQRLKKIAEIAGSKEIIPTRISFVDIAGLVRGASKGEGLGNQFLANIREVDAIVHVLRCFEDDDITHVEGRIDPVADADTVETELMLADLDSLERRIVQTRKRATGKEKEAMAVLPVMERALALLQDGKPVRLISAELDAEGARVLRSLNLLTSKPVLYVCNVTEGDAAAGNEHTAAVEKMAVTQGAGTVVISAAIEAEVAQLSDDEAAEYLEAMGLHEPGLDRLIRAGYDLLDLITFFTAGPKETRAWTVQKGSKAPQAAGVIHTDFERGFIRAQTIAYEDYVTLGGETAARDAGKARDEGKEYVVQDGDIMLFKFNV
- a CDS encoding ribose-phosphate pyrophosphokinase; the encoded protein is MKLFAGNSNRVLAEAVARYLNISLGKALVRRFADQEIFVEIQENVRGEDVFVLQSTSYPANDHLMELLIMIDAFRRSSARRITAVLPYFGYARQDRRTSGRTPISAKLVANLITQAGADRVLTLDLHAGQIQGFFDIPTDNLYAVPVMARDVKAHYKLENVMVVSPDVGGVVRARALAKRIDASLAIVDKRRDRPGESEVMNVIGDVRGRDCLLIDDIVDSGGTLCNAADALLANGATSVTAYITHGVLSGGAVARITGSKLRELVITDSIQPTSAVEAAGNVRVVTIADLIGEAISRTASEESVSSLFN